From the genome of Gopherus evgoodei ecotype Sinaloan lineage chromosome 5, rGopEvg1_v1.p, whole genome shotgun sequence, one region includes:
- the SOWAHB gene encoding ankyrin repeat domain-containing protein SOWAHB: MARELSQEALLDFLCQAGGRVTNAALLGHFKRFLRDPAPAGQVQQRREQFKSLVNSVATVQQEAGGGPKYVVLRKRYRDLLGEELGPPAAEPPPGPGRCQGQGLAGASPGKEAAPPAAQPGSGAGSPGGQGSGARCAARAHARLREQQRLAPPGRLRRDHPRVCPGGAGRGAPGLPQANSGRQGAEPPPAPAWAAGGQGHPPERYAPCPELRRAALRALPGAPCAPAGLQQQWIQEWVERSRDAGQAARDSCSAPRSPDGTCPGPDRPLPEAGWRCPPPIFMSIRCQLALQDLEDFVEQASPGSEEGSGGGTGSEGSESLQEVGDRAASPAGGAGEVPRDPGAQDSRCQQLSNGAPSNRSQRRANRQVVEVNGTAPCTRYSFRSKSAPGSSRVSSSEDELRDQDQGRRGRRPRRSRKMAKGAILAFPGVDTPITFQYLGSVQRQICRPTEEMLPVPQMSLDPRPSSVPLDPREHNWIVMVAAGSWVQVRALFLEDPQLALQRDFISGYTALHWIAKHGASQVLQDLVSGAEKAGTPLDVNVKSSCGYTPLHLAAIHGHQRIMKLLIQKLNSKVHVRDSSGKRPWQYLSSSTSGEMWQLLGAPKGKTIFPTQPLDKHSSPPRKAKSQEVARSISRKTSLAACLKPKHMKWKMANKYPALREQEEYSD; the protein is encoded by the coding sequence ATGGCCAGGGAGCTGAGCCAGGAGGCGCTGCTGGATTTCCTCTGCCAGGCTGGGGGGCGAGTGACCAACGCCGCCTTGCTAGGGCACTTCAAGCGCTTCCTGCGGGACCCCGCGCCGGCCGGGCAGGTGCAGCAGCGCCGGGAGCAGTTCAAGAGCCTGGTGAACTCGGTGGCCACGGTGCAGCAGGAGGCGGGCGGCGGCCCCAAGTACGTGGTGCTGAGGAAAAGGTACCGGGACCTGCTGGGCGAGGAGCTGGGGCCACCTGCCGCGGAGCCGCCCCCAGGGCCCGGGCggtgccaggggcagggcctcgccGGTGCGTCCCCGGGGAAGGAGGCGGCTCCTCCAGCCGCCCAGCCAGGGAGCGGAGCGGGCTCCCCGGGAGGCCAGGGCAGCGGGGCGCGCTGCGCTGCCCGGGCGCACGCCAGGCTCCGGGAGCAGCAGCGCCTGGCACCCCCCGGCCGCCTCCGCCGGGATCATCCCCGTGTCTGCCCGGGAGGAGCTGGCCGGGGGGCTCCCGGCCTCCCCCAGGCTAACTCCGGGAGGCAGGGAGCGGAGCCGCCTCCTGCCCCGGCTTGGGCCGCCGGCGGCCAGGGGCACCCCCCGGAGCGCTACGCCCCGTGCCCGGAGCTGCGCCGGGCTGCCCTGCGCGCCCTCCCCGGGGCGCCCTGCGCTCCCGCcgggctccagcagcagtggaTCCAGGAGTGGGTGGAGAGGAGCCGGGATGCGGGGCAGGCGGCCCGGGACAGCTGCTCCGCTCCTCGCTCGCCCGACGGCACCTGCCCTGGCCCGGACCGGCCGCTCCCCGAGGCTGGCTGGAGATGCCCCCCGCCCATCTTCATGAGCATCCGGTGCCAGCTGGCCCTGCAGGACCTGGAGGACTTCGTGGAGCAGGCGAGCCCCGGGAGCGAAGAGGGTAGTGGGGGTGGCACCGGCAGTGAGGGGAGCGAGTctctgcaggaagtgggggacagggctgccagccccgctgGGGGAGCAGGTGAAGTGCCCAGGGACCCAGGGGCGCAAGACTCACGCTGCCAGCAGCTCAGCAATGGGGCACCCAGCAACCGCAGCCAGCGCAGAGCCAACCGGCAGGTGGTGGAGGTGAATGGTACCGCGCCCTGCACCCGCTACTCCTTCAGGAGCAAGAGCGCCCCTGGGAGCAGCAGAGTGTCCTCCTCCGAGGATGAGCTGAGGGACCAGGACCAGGGGAGGAGAGGCCGGCGCCCACGGAGGTCCAGGAAGATGGCCAAGGGGGCAATATTGGCTTTCCCAGGTGTGGACACTCCCATCACTTTCCAGTACTTGGGCTCTGTGCAAAGACAGATTTGTAGGCCCACAGAGGAGATGCTGCCAGTTCCCCAGATGTCTCTGGACCCCAGGCCCTCCTCCGTGCCCCTAGACCCCAGGGAACACAACTGGATTGTCATGGTGGCTGCTGGCTCCTGGGTGCAGGTCCGGGCGCTCTTCCTGGAAGATCCCCAGCTTGCTTTGCAGAGGGACTTTATCTCGGGCTACACTGCCCTTCACTGGATTGCCAAACATGGAGCCAGCCAAGTGCTCCAGGACTTGGTCAGCGGGGCTGAGAAAGCGGGCACCCCCCTGGATGTGAATGTGAAATCCAGCTGTGGCTACACCCCATTGCACCTAGCAGCCATCCATGGACACCAGAGGATCATGAAGCTGCTGATCCAGAAACTGAACTCCAAGGTCCATGTGCGGGACAGCAGTGGGAAGAGGCCTTGGCAATACCTGAGCAGCTCAACCTCTGGAGAAATGTGGCAGCTGCTAGGAGCTCCCAAGGGCAAGACAatcttccctacccagcccttaGACAAACACTCCTCACCCCCCAGAAAGGCCAAGAGCCAGGAGGTGGCCAGGAGCATCAGCAGGAAAACCTCCCTTGCGGCCTGCCTGAAACCAAAGCACATGAAATGGAAAATGGCTAACAAGTACCCTGCCctgagggagcaggaggagtaTAGCGACTGA